From Debaryomyces hansenii CBS767 chromosome C complete sequence, a single genomic window includes:
- a CDS encoding mitochondrial 37S ribosomal protein MRPS28 (similar to uniprot|P21771 Saccharomyces cerevisiae YDR337W MRPS28 Mitochondrial ribosomal protein of the small subunit), which yields MFQIGYRLFSTGRPILNAVPQKIQPILAAKQFIPDQATRSKVKSLRRREARLKRQIVRDVNNVKKHSLENVKFQVDPVLGDENNAFIKRVRAELQEPTNLAYGYQRDEFEKLLYGAEKANIDRNSGSNILHDSISASEERKKRALLTILNIKNTNSQDRKKAAIQYAREQFQREEGDTGSPEVQAAVLSVRIHLGMDHVKQFFKDKEHIQHVRHMVQQRQSILKYLKKDNAEQYYYTIAKLGLTDDVITREFNMGRQYLQDYKVWGDKQLIKLSDKQKKKEAQVVELQKRVVGYNQLAKRNHEEIQRISESKR from the coding sequence ATGTTTCAAATAGGTTATCGTTTGTTCTCTACGGGGAGACCAATACTTAATGCAGTACCGCAAAAGATCCAACCTATACTCGCGGCTAAACAATTCATTCCAGATCAAGCTACCAGATCCAAGGTGAAATCTCTTAGAAGAAGAGAGGCGAGACTCAAAAGGCAAATTGTCAGAGATGTCAATAATGTCAAGAAGCATTCTTTAGAAAATGTGAAGTTTCAAGTTGATCCTGTTTTGGGGGATGAAAACAATGCATTTATAAAAAGAGTGAGAGCCGAATTACAGGAACCAACAAACTTAGCGTATGGTTATCAAAGGGATGAGTTCGAGAAGCTATTGTACGGTGCTGAGAAGGCCAATATAGACAGAAACAGTGGAAGTAATATTTTGCATGATTCTATAAGTGCATCCGAAGAGAGAAAAAAGAGAGCGTTGTTGACTATTCtcaatattaaaaataccAACTCACAAGACAGAAAGAAGGCAGCTATCCAATACGCCCGTGAACAATTTCAGAGAGAAGAAGGTGATACCGGCTCGCCAGAGGTTCAAGCTGCTGTATTGTCTGTCAGAATTCACTTAGGAATGGACCATGTTAAGCAATTCTTCAAGGACAAAGAGCACATTCAACACGTCCGTCACATGGTCCAACAAAGACAATCCATATTGAAGTACTTGAAGAAAGATAATGCTGAACAATACTATTATACTATTGCCAAGTTGGGTTTGACTGATGATGTTATTACCAGGGAATTTAACATGGGTAGACAATACTTACAAGATTATAAGGTCTGGGGTGACAAGCAATTGATCAAGTTATCCGataaacaaaagaagaaggaagcCCAAGTTGTTGAATTGCAAAAGAGGGTTGTTGGTTACAATCAATTGGCCAAAAGAAATcatgaagaaattcaacGTATTTCAGAATCAAAACGTTAA
- a CDS encoding DEHA2C05346p (weakly similar to uniprot|P47149 Saccharomyces cerevisiae YJR112W NNF1 Essential component of the MIND kinetochore complex) has translation MSPICSNKKNDIKKMSSEIDRIRYERLKLVCKKALEQSIKKSLSIDQIKSCYPTIASTEDGQKSLEIARSQIIKFWHNNSTKEFDLIFKERNIETKLNELDEIIQKAQERKLEGKEAPIQVDRLSPSELIESSLSGTKKESIESLTMIYNQLCLDNMELYGQLNSLCEESETIKSDLKSSADLLSEDLKSLKDDDLRIRVDDLIATMGE, from the coding sequence ATGAGTCCTATATGTTCtaacaagaagaatgataTAAAAAAGATGTCTTCCGAAATAGATAGGATACGTTACGAGAGATTGAAGTTAGTGTGTAAGAAAGCGCTAGAACAATCGATAAAAAAATCGCTTTCTATCGACCAGATTAAATCATGTTATCCAACAATCGCCAGTACAGAAGATGGGCAGAAATCATTAGAAATTGCAAGATCACAAATTATCAAGTTTTGGCATAATAACTCGACCAAAGAATTCGATCTAATTTTCAAGGAGCGTAATATAGAAACGAAATTGAACGAGCTAGATGAAATAATACAGAAGGCACAAGAAAGAAAACTCGAGGGTAAAGAAGCGCCAATTCAGGTGGATAGGCTTTCTCCTTCGGAATTGATAGAATCATCGCTATCAGGGACCAAGAAGGAATCTATAGAGAGTTTGACCATGATATATAATCAGTTGTGTCTTGATAATATGGAATTATACGGCCAGTTGAATTCTTTGTGCGAAGAGAGCGAAACCATCAAGTCCGATTTGAAGAGTCTGGCTGATTTGTTGAGTGAAGATCTTAAGAGTCTCaaggatgatgatttaaGGATTAGGGTCGATGACCTTATAGCCACCATGGGAGAATAA
- a CDS encoding DEHA2C05368p (similar to uniprot|P32602 Saccharomyces cerevisiae YBL050w SEC17 transport vesicle fusion protein), protein MSDPRSLIVEAEKLAKPKTGFMSFLSGSSNSFRLEEATDLYIQAANQYRLNKDFNQAGNQFVKAADIQKGLSNHNDVANHLIEAYKCYKGVSPTDAIDALSKAIHIFLTQNGQFRRAANFTMDLAELYESNSDTDNAIKSYEQAGDYFTTDHAEALSNKAYLKCADLSALSGKYEKAIELYDIIIKNSLGNNLTKWNLKDYFLKSLLCVLCLDDVIEAQKKSANYLSEEPSWEATREYKLVQDIFESIEQGDVQAFSDKVFEFDQFSKLDKLKTQLLLKVKNSVVEKEDDDLL, encoded by the coding sequence ATGTCAGATCCACGTTCATTGATAGTAGAAGCAGAAAAGTTAGCTAAGCCAAAAACAGGATTTATGCTGTTTTTGTCTGGgtcatcaaattcattcaGATTAGAGGAGGCAACTGATCTCTATATTCAAGCGGCAAATCAATATAGATTAAATAAGGACTTCAACCAAGCAGGAAATCAATTCGTTAAGGCGGCCGATATCCAAAAAGGATTGTCTAATCACAATGATGTCGCTaatcatttaattgaaGCTTATAAATGTTATAAAGGGGTTTCTCCCACCGATGCTATTGATGCATTGTCAAAGGCTATCCACATCTTTTTGACCCAAAATGGGCAGTTTAGGAGAGCAGCCAATTTCACTATGGACTTGGCAGAATTATACGAATCAAACAGTGATACGGATAATGCCATTAAAAGCTATGAGCAAGCAGGTGACTATTTTACCACAGACCATGCGGAGGCCTTATCGAACAAGGCGTACTTGAAATGTGCTGACTTGAGTGCTTTGTCAGGTAAGTATGAAAAGGCGATTGAACTTTACGatataattattaagaaCCTGTTAGGCAATAATCTTACCAAGTGGAACTTGAAGgattatttcttgaaaagcTTGTTGTGTGTGTTATGTTTGGATGACGTTATTGAAGCCCAGAAGAAGTCCGCTAACTACCTTTCTGAAGAACCATCTTGGGAAGCTACTAGAGAATATAAACTTGTTCAGGATATCTTTGAGTCAATTGAACAAGGTGACGTGCAAGCCTTCTCGGATAAGGTGTTTGAATTCGACCAATTTAGTAAATTAGACAAATTGAAGACTCAactattattgaaagtAAAAAATTCTGTTGTGGAAaaggaagatgatgatttgttGTGA
- a CDS encoding DEHA2C05390p (similar to uniprot|P39980 Saccharomyces cerevisiae YEL065W SIT1 Ferrioxamine B transporter), which produces MSYSDTSSFRDTAAATGSEDFDKSSKVREHDGSEDIPQGYNEQSIPMVVKSTSKSYGIRRSEILVEQFTHPAFSILFLFCVFICAYAYSLDGTVRFTYQGYATNSYDQHSLLAAINVIRSVIAAASQPTYARLSDIFGRLELLIFSIILYAMGTVIESQAYDIYRFAGGSVLYQAGYSGVMLILQVILADFSNLNWRLLCSLIPATPFIINTWVSGNVTESALATYSWNFCIGMWAFIFPLACIPILGCLIAMQVKARKTPEWRQIRAEEKESNRWRSWKDNVIVDLFFKIDVIGILFIICILGFILVPMTIAGGKTDDGAVREAWKEAKIIVPLVIGFVLIFPFILWEYKFSKYPVVPFQLMKDRGVWSALFIAIMINFVWYLPNDFMYPVLLVAMRASIKAGTRITSLYSFVSTITGVLFGLLIVPWARRLKPFIIFGGLCWIASMAILYSYRGANDGIESEKYLNGVIGGLCFMGFGAGLFTYPTQVSIQTCTNHEHMAIVISLYLAFYNIGSAFGSCVSGAVWTNTLYKYLLDKFTEAGLDTSAAELAYGKPYDFIAIYTWGTPERVAVVLAYAQTQRLLCIIGLCLSVILFIATFLLRDHKLESVQSLELAHEEGIKAEDGEVVVNDYDNDLVFSKIKSLFKRKEKNDAI; this is translated from the coding sequence ATGAGTTACAGTGATACTAGTTCCTTTAGGGACACTGCAGCTGCTACAGGCAGTGAAGATTTTGACAAGAGCAGTAAGGTCAGGGAACATGATGGTAGTGAAGATATTCCACAAGGTTACAATGAACAATCCATTCCAATGGTGGTCAAGTCAACTTCCAAGTCTTACGGTATTAGAAGGAGTGAAATTTTGGTTGAACAGTTCACTCATCCTGCATTCAGCATTTTGTTCCTTTTTTGTGTGTTTATTTGTGCGTATGCTTATTCTTTAGACGGTACTGTTAGATTTACTTACCAAGGATACGCTACCAATTCTTATGATCAACACTCATTATTAGCTGCCATTAATGTTATTAGGAGTGTTATTGCTGCTGCTTCCCAACCGACATATGCTAGATTATCTGATATTTTCGGAAGACTCGAATTACTTATTTTTTCCATTATTCTCTACGCTATGGGTACTGTCATTGAATCGCAAGCTTACGATATTTACAGATTTGCTGGTGGTTCGGTTTTGTATCAAGCCGGTTATTCTGGTGTTATGTTGATCTTGCAGGTTATTTTGGCTGATTTCTCCAACTTAAATTGGAGATTGTTATGCTCACTTATTCCAGCCACACCGTTTATTATAAACACATGGGTTTCAGGTAATGTTACAGAATCAGCTTTAGCTACTTATTCATGGAACTTTTGTATTGGTATGTGGGCATTTATTTTCCCATTGGCCTGTATTCCAATACTTGGCTGTTTAATTGCTATGCAAGTGAAGGCTCGTAAGACTCCTGAATGGCGCCAAATTAGAGCTGAGGAGAAGGAATCTAATAGATGGAGATCATGGAAGGACAATGtaattgttgatttattCTTTAAGATTGATGTTATTGGTATTCTCTTTATTATCTGTATTCTTGGTTTCATTTTGGTGCCTATGACTATCGCCGGTGGTAAGACTGATGACGGTGCAGTTAGAGAAGCTTGGAAGGAAGCAAAAATCATTGTTCCGTTAGTTATTGGATTTGTCTTGATATTTCCTTTCATATTATGGGAATATAAGTTTTCTAAATACCCTGTTGTCCCATTCCAGCTTATGAAGGACCGTGGTGTTTGGTCAGCATTGTTTATTGCTATCATGATTAACTTCGTTTGGTATTTGCCAAATGACTTTATGTACCCTGTTCTCTTAGTCGCAATGAGGGCTAGTATCAAGGCCGGTACCAGAATAACATCATTATATTCGTTTGTATCAACAATTACTGGTGTTCTCTTCGGTCTCTTAATTGTGCCATGGGCTAGAAGGTTAAAAccattcattattttcgGTGGATTGTGTTGGATTGCCTCAATGGCTATTCTTTATTCATATAGAGGTGCAAATGATGGTATTGAATCAGAGAAGTACCTTAATGGTGTTATTGGAGGTTTATGTTTTATGGGTTTTGGTGCTGGATTATTCACATATCCAACTCAAGTTTCTATTCAAACATGTACCAATCACGAACACATGGCCATTGTTATCTCATTGTACTTAGCGTTTTATAACATTGGATCGGCATTTGGATCTTGTGTTAGTGGAGCTGTTTGGACCAATACATTGTATAAATATCTTTTGGATAAGTTTACGGAAGCTGGTCTTGATACCAGTGCAGCGGAACTTGCTTACGGTAAACCATATGACTTTATTGCGATTTATACATGGGGTACACCAGAAAGAGTTGCAGTTGTTTTAGCATATGCACAAACCCAGAGACTTTTATGTATAATTGGTTTATGTTTAAGTGTTATTTTATTCATTGCCACATTCTTGTTGAGAGACCACAAATTAGAAAGTGTGCAATCATTAGAGTTGGCTCATGAAGAAGGAATCAAAGCAGAAGATGGTGAGGTGGTTGTCAACgattatgataatgatcTTGTCTTTTCAAAGATTAAGTCCTTATTCAAACGCAAAGAGAAGAACGATGCTATCTGA
- a CDS encoding DEHA2C05412p (similar to uniprot|P03965 Saccharomyces cerevisiae YJR109C CPA2 Large subunit of carbamoyl phosphate synthetase), which yields MITIRSLIKRNVKSSTLTRFNRSKLLSYQNIKKFSSLNVPLKNQQPTYAGAQLLKQFTDENAQKLVDVSKVLVIGSGGLSIGQAGEFDYSGSQAIKALKEANKKSILINPNIATNQTSHSLADEIYYLPVTAEYITYIIEREKPDGILLTFGGQTALNVGVKLEKMGVFERYGVKVLGTPIKTLETSEDRDLFSQALKEIDIPIAESIAVETVDDALAAAETVGYPIIVRSAYSLGGLGSGFAANEQELRNLASQSLSLAPQILVEKSLKGWKEVEYEVVRDRVGNCITVCNMENFDPLGIHTGDSIVVAPSQTLSDEEYHMLRTAAIKIIRHLGVVGECNVQYSLQPDGLDYRVIEVNARLSRSSALASKATGYPLAYTAAKIALGHTLPELPNPVTKTTSANFEPSLDYMVTKIPRWDLAKFQHVKRDIGSAMKSVGEVMAIGRTFEESFQKAIRQVDPSYVGFQGDKFDDLDDALANPTDRRWLAVGQALLHENYSVDQVHELTKIDKWFLHKLMNIVNMYRELESAGSLSNINIDLMTRAKKLGFSDKQIGLCVSAKELEVRDVRKQFGITPFVKKIDTLAAEFPANTNYLYTTYNATSSDLEFNDKGTMVLGSGVYRIGSSVEFDWCAVSTARALRESGHKTIMINYNPETVSTDFDEVDRLYFEELSLERVLDIYELENAQGVVVSVGGQLPQNIALTLQNSGCNVLGTNPEDIDKAEDRHKFSQILDSIGVDQPRWKELTSIEEAEKFANDVGFPVLVRPSYVLSGAAMSVINSESELVEKLGNASKVSQDYPVVISQFIQGAQEIDIDGVASEGEVLVHAVSEHVENAGVHSGDATLVLPPQNLSPVIMNRLKEIADKVAKAWKITGPFNMQIIKNDHNGSLSDNECDLKVIECNIRASRSFPFVSKVLGVNFIDVATKALIKENVPQPTNLMDKEYNHVATKVPQFSFTRLAGADPFLGVEMSSTGEIACFGDDLIEAYWTSIQSTMNFTVPQPGSGVLFGGDLSNDKLGNVAATISGLGYKFVTASDAVAKYLKAYVSEDIEVIEFPKTDKRALREIFQKHKVSAVFNLAKARAEDLLDEDYVMRRNAIDFGIALFNEPNTSALFAQCLKAKIATKSSFEEIPSEVVVPHEVRRWSEFIGGKPV from the coding sequence ATGATTACCATCAGATCATTAATCAAACGGAATGTGAAGTCTAGTACTTTAACTAGGTTCAATCgttcaaaattattatcataccaaaatatcaaaaaattttcgAGTTTGAATGTTCCATTGAAGAACCAACAACCAACATATGCTGGGGCacaattattgaaacaaTTCACAGATGAAAATGCTCAAAAGCTAGTCGATGTGTCTAAGGTGTTGGTTATCGGCTCTGGTGGTTTATCTATTGGACAGGCCGGTGAATTCGATTATTCTGGTTCTCAAGCCATCAAAGCATTGAAGGAAGCAAATAAGAAGTCTATTTTGATTAATCCTAATATCGCTACTAATCAAACTTCTCACTCTTTGGCTGACGAAATATATTACTTACCTGTTACTGCGGAATACATTACTTATATTATAGAAAGGGAAAAGCCAGATGGTATTCTCTTGACCTTTGGTGGTCAAACTGCGTTAAACGTCGGTGTCAAATTGGAAAAGATGGGTGTGTTCGAAAGGTATGGAGTTAAGGTTTTGGGTACTCCTATCAAGACTTTGGAAACTTCTGAGGATCGTGATTTATTCTCCCAAGCATTGAAAGAGATCGATATTCCAATAGCAGAATCGATTGCTGTCGAAACTGTTGATGATGCCTTAGCTGCTGCTGAGACTGTTGGATATCCAATCATTGTTAGATCTGCTTATTCTTTGGGTGGTCTTGGTTCTGGGTTCGCTGCGAATGAACAAGAGTTAAGAAACTTAGCCTCGCAATCTTTGTCTTTAGCGCCACAAATTTTAGTTGAAAAGTCATTAAAGGGATGGAAGGAAGTTGAATACGAAGTCGTTCGTGATCGTGTTGGTAACTGTATTACTGTTTGTAAtatggaaaattttgatcCATTAGGCATTCACACTGGTGACTCCATTGTTGTTGCTCCATCTCAAACTTTATCTGATGAAGAGTACCATATGTTAAGAACTGCTGCTATTAAGATTATTAGACATTTAGGTGTCGTTGGTGAATGTAATGTCCAATATTCATTACAACCAGACGGGTTAGATTACAGAGTTATTGAAGTTAACGCTCGTTTATCTCGTTCTTCGGCATTGGCCTCTAAAGCTACTGGATATCCATTAGCTTACACTGCAGCCAAGATTGCTTTAGGTCACACTTTACCAGAATTGCCAAACCCAGTCACCAAGACTACATCGGCTAATTTCGAACCTTCATTGGATTATATGGTTACAAAGATTCCTAGATGGGATTTAGCTAAATTTCAACATGTTAAGAGAGACATTGGTTCTGCTATGAAATCTGTTGGTGAAGTTATGGCAATTGGTCGTACCTTTGAAGAATCATTTCAAAAGGCTATTAGACAAGTTGACCCATCTTACGTTGGTTTCCAAggtgataaatttgatgatttagatGACGCATTAGCCAATCCTACTGATAGAAGATGGTTAGCGGTCGGACAAGCTTTACTTCATGAAAACTATTCGGTTGATCAAGTTCATGAATTAACCAAGATTGATAAATGGTTCTTGCACAAATTAATGAACATTGTCAATATGTATAGAGAATTAGAAAGTGCTGGAAGCTTAtccaatatcaatattgatttaatgACTCGTGCTAAGAAATTAGGTTTTTCAGATAAGCAAATTGGTTTATGTGTTTCTGCGAAGGAATTAGAAGTTAGAGATGTTAGAAAACAATTTGGTATCACACCATTTGTTAAAAAGATTGATACCTTAGCAGCAGAATTCCCAGCTAATACCAACTATTTGTACACAACTTATAATGCCACTTCTTCTGACTTAGAATTCAACGATAAAGGTACTATGGTTTTAGGATCTGGTGTTTACCGTATTGGTTCCTCAGTTGAATTCGACTGGTGTGCTGTTTCTACTGCCCGTGCATTAAGAGAATCCGGTCACAAGACTATCATGATTAACTATAATCCAGAGACAGTTTCTACTGATTTCGATGAAGTTGATAGATTATACTTTGAAGAGTTATCATTGGAAAGAGTCCttgatatttatgaattagaaaatgcTCAAGGTGTTGTTGTAAGTGTTGGTGGTCAATTACCTCAAAATATTGCCTTGACTTTACAAAATTCAGGCTGTAATGTTTTAGGTACTAATCCTGAAGATATTGACAAGGCTGAAGATCGTCACAAATTCTCACAAATTTTAGATTCCATTGGAGTCGATCAACCAAGGTGGAAAGAATTAACTTCTATTGAAGAAGCCGAAAAGTTCGCTAACGATGTTGGATTCCCAGTTTTAGTCCGTCCATCCTACGTTTTAAGTGGTGCTGCCATGTCTGTTATCAACAGTGAGTCtgaattggttgaaaaattaggtAACGCCTCGAAGGTTTCCCAGGACTACCCGGTTGttatttctcaatttatcCAGGGAGCTCAAGAAATCGATATTGATGGGGTTGCAAGTGAAGGGGAAGTTTTAGTACATGCAGTTTCTGAACACGTTGAAAATGCTGGTGTTCACTCCGGTGATGCTACATTGGTGTTACCACCCCAAAATTTATCTCCAGTAATCATGAATAGATTAAAGGAAATTGCTGACAAGGTTGCCAAAGCTTGGAAGATTACTGGTCCATTCAACATGCAAATCATCAAGAATGACCATAATGGCTCTTTAAGTGATAATGAATGTGATTTGAAGGTTATCGAGTGTAATATTCGTGCATCACGTTCATTCCCATTCGTTTCCAAGGTATTGGGTGTTAACTTCATCGACGTGGCTACTAAGGCATTAATCAAGGAAAATGTTCCTCAACCAACCAATTTAATGGACAAGGAATACAATCATGTTGCTACTAAAGTACCCCAATTTTCATTCACCAGATTGGCAGGTGCTGATCCATTCCTTGGTGTTGAAATGTCTTCCACTGGTGAAATTGCATGTTTTGGTGACGACTTGATCGAAGCTTACTGGACTTCAATTCAATCTACTATGAACTTCACGGTCCCTCAACCCGGTTCAGGCGTATTGTTTGGCGGTGATTTGAGCAACGACAAGCTAGGAAATGTTGCAGCTACGATCTCTGGTCTCGGTTACAAGTTCGTCACTGCATCAGATGCAGTTGCGAAGTACTTAAAGGCGTACGTAAGTGAAGACATTGAAGTCATCGAATTTCCTAAAACAGACAAGAGAGCGTTGAGAgaaattttccaaaagcACAAGGTTTCCGCGGTATTCAATTTGGCCAAGGCCAGAGCTGAAGACTTATTGGACGAGGACTATGTCATGAGAAGAAATGCAATTGACTTTGGTATCGCTTTGTTCAACGAACCAAATACTTCTGCGTTGTTTGCGCAGTGTTTGAAGGCTAAAATCGCTACCAAGTCACTGTTCGAAGAGATACCTTCTGAGGTCGTTGTTCCACACGAAGTCAGAAGATGGAGTGAATTTATCGGCGGCAAGCCAGTGTAA
- a CDS encoding DEHA2C05434p (some similarities with CA0582|IPF3180 Candida albicans): MSSLNLNIFPSLTPTKTSSNSSEDALARHSDVIVSTNITPYAEYKGFFIYVISATFLTIWVGWTLIPDSVLRSMSIYYYPDKYWALAIPSYTLMLMVYVYIALALYNTEVLTLPLDDIRNFVDEHSVLAGSSEIDEIARANKSIEYLWKSPSGVWDLPVTLVNEVLYGEEENEESGL; encoded by the coding sequence ATGTCGTCTCTAaacttgaatatatttccGTCATTAACACCAACGAAGACTTCAAGTAATAGTCTGGAGGATGCACTCGCAAGGCATTCTGATGTTATTGTATCTACAAATATAACACCGTATGCTGAATACAAAGgatttttcatttatgTCATAAGTGCAACTTTCCTAACTATATGGGTTGGTTGGACTCTTATACCAGATCTGGTATTGAGGAGTATGTCCATATACTATTATCCTGATAAATATTGGGCGTTGGCCATTCCATCGTATACGTTAATGTTGATGGTTTACGTGTATATTGCCTTGGCATTATACAATACTGAAGTTTTAACTTTACCTTTAGATGATATACGAAATTTTGTCGATGAGCATTCAGTTTTAGCTGGTTCTTCTGAGATTGATGAGATAGCCAGAGCTAATAAATCCATAGAGTATCTTTGGAAGTCTCCAAGCGGAGTGTGGGATTTACCTGTTACATTGGTTAACGAAGTATTATAcggtgaagaagaaaatgaagaaagtgGCTTATAG